Proteins encoded together in one Zonotrichia leucophrys gambelii isolate GWCS_2022_RI chromosome 1, RI_Zleu_2.0, whole genome shotgun sequence window:
- the MTIF3 gene encoding translation initiation factor IF-3, mitochondrial, with the protein MTALCTMKYLCQAARNESRYAKRFFGTLLPQTAQKWLFSPFWIVVPDPRKSAVFELTHPYCTGEKSHAQPKSKAAFGSVGRRIPYRILHVINQDGESLGNMHRAEALRLMDEHGLKLVLLQENVEPPVYRLMTGQQIHEEQLKRAEKKKASPKQGVVQKELSFSSAIAKNDLETKTKQIAQWIDKRHHVKVTIRQAKGSSTDMFMLFDQILETVSEKATYLSKPKVAREGVSTCIFRHMSDKELKEHQKMEIKKNNTVKKDENQDLKSNELHQ; encoded by the exons ATGACTGCCTTGTGtacaatgaaatatttatgtcaAGCGGCCAGAAATGAGAGCAGATATGCAAAAAGGTTCTTTGGTACTCTTCTGCCACAGACAGCACAAAAGTGGCTCTTTTCTCCATTCTGGATAGTGGTACCTGACCCTAGGAAGTCAGCTGTATTTGAGCTTACTCACCCATATTGTACAGGTGAAAAATCTCACGCACAACCAAAAAGTAAAGCGGCATTTGGAAGCGTTGGGCGAAGAATTCCCTATCGTATTTTGCACGTAATCAACCAGGATGGGGAGAGCTTAGGAAACATGCACCGAGCAGAGGCACTCAGACTTATGGATGAGCATGGCCTGAAACTGGTTCTGCTTCAGGAGAACGTAGAACCTCCAGTTTACAGACTGATGACTGGGCAGCAGATTCATGAAGAGCAGCTTAAAcgtgcagagaagaaaaaagcaagtcCAAAGCAAG GGGTGGTGCAGAAGGAGTTGTCCTTTTCTTCAGCTATTGCCAAGAACGACTTAGAGACCAAGACTAAACAGATAGCACAGTGGATTGACAAGAGGCACCATGTGAAGGTTACCATCCGGCAAGCCAAAGGCAGTAGTACAGACATG TTCATGCTTTTTGATCAAATTTTGGAGACTGTGTCTGAGAAAGCAACTTACCTTTCCAAGCCAAAAGTTGCTAGAGAAGGAGTGAGTACCTGCATTTTCAGGCATATGTCTGACAAAGAGTTGAAAGAACACCAGAAGATGGAAATCAAGAAAAACAATACAGTAAAGAAAGATGAAAACCAAGATCTGAAGTCAAATGAGTTGCATCAGTGA
- the GTF3A gene encoding transcription factor IIIA isoform X2 — MAGALGDSGGDGSGGSALLPSYICSFPGCDAAFNKAWRLSAHLCRHTGERPYVCDYEGCGKGFTRDFHRARHLLTHTGEKPFECTTDGCNAKFGTKSNMKKHIERKHQNQQKQYVCDFEGCNKSFKKHQQLKVHQCHHTNEPPFKCNKEGCGKSFSTPSRLKRHEKIHEGYACKKENCSYIGKTWTELLKHNKVSHAEPIVCSECNKTFKRKDYLKQHQKTHAVEREVCRCPREGCGRTYTTLFNLQSHILSFHEEKKPFSCDYPGCGKVFAMKSLARHAVVHDPEKRKLNLKAKRSRPKRSLASRLSGYIPPKTQPGKDEVVVESKTADKLVENGIPAVEIRTL, encoded by the exons ATGGCCGGCGCGCTGGGGGACAGCGGCGGGGacgggagcggcgggagcgcgcTCCTCCCTTCCTACATCTGCTCCTTCCCCGGCTGCGACGCCGCTTTCAACAAGGCCTGGCGGCTGTCCGCCCACCTCTGCCGGCACACGGGCGAG AGGCCGTATGTTTGCGATTATGAAGGCTGCGGCAAAGGGTTCACGAGGGACTTCCACCGCGCCCGACACCTCCTCACGCACACCGGGGAAAAGCCGTTCGA GTGCACAACCGATGGGTGCAATGCAAAATTTGGAACAAAATCAAACATGAAGAAGCACATTGAGCGCAAGCATCAGAATCAGCAAAAGCAATATGTG TGTGACTTTGAAGGCTGTAACAAGTCTTTCAAGAAGCATCAGCAACTTAAAGTTCATCAATGTCATCACACCAATGAACCTCCCTTCAA GTGTAATAAAGAAGGATGTGGAAAGAGTTTCTCTACTCCAAGTCGACTAAAGCGGCATGAGAAGATACATGAAG GCTATGCATGCAAGAAGGAAAACTGCTCATATATTGGAAAAACTTGGACAGAGCTTCTGAAACATAATAAAGTCAGTCATGCAG AGCCAATAGTCTGCAGTGAATGTAACAAAACTTTTAAACGGAAGGATTACCTCAAGCAGCATCAAAAGACACATGCTGTGGAGAGGGAAGTCTGTCGCTGCCCCAGAGAAGGATGTGGAAGAACGTACACAACTTTATTTAACCTTCAAAGCCATATCCTCTCTTTTCATGAGGAGAAAAAACCATTCTCTTGTGATTATCCAGGCTGTGGAAAAGTGTTTGCAATGAAG AGCCTAGCAAGACATGCAGTTGTACATGATCCTGAAAAGAGAAAGCTGAACTTGAAA GCAAAGCGTTCTCGTCCCAAGAGGAGCTTAGCCTCTCGTCTCAGTGGCTACATTCCTcccaaaacacagccaggaAAGGATGAGGTTGTGGTGGAAAGCAAGACAGCAGATAAGCTCGTGGAAAATGGAATACCAGCTGTTGAAATTCGGACTCTGTAG
- the GTF3A gene encoding transcription factor IIIA isoform X1: MAGALGDSGGDGSGGSALLPSYICSFPGCDAAFNKAWRLSAHLCRHTGERPYVCDYEGCGKGFTRDFHRARHLLTHTGEKPFECTTDGCNAKFGTKSNMKKHIERKHQNQQKQYVCDFEGCNKSFKKHQQLKVHQCHHTNEPPFKCNKEGCGKSFSTPSRLKRHEKIHEGYACKKENCSYIGKTWTELLKHNKVSHAEPIVCSECNKTFKRKDYLKQHQKTHAVEREVCRCPREGCGRTYTTLFNLQSHILSFHEEKKPFSCDYPGCGKVFAMKQSLARHAVVHDPEKRKLNLKAKRSRPKRSLASRLSGYIPPKTQPGKDEVVVESKTADKLVENGIPAVEIRTL, from the exons ATGGCCGGCGCGCTGGGGGACAGCGGCGGGGacgggagcggcgggagcgcgcTCCTCCCTTCCTACATCTGCTCCTTCCCCGGCTGCGACGCCGCTTTCAACAAGGCCTGGCGGCTGTCCGCCCACCTCTGCCGGCACACGGGCGAG AGGCCGTATGTTTGCGATTATGAAGGCTGCGGCAAAGGGTTCACGAGGGACTTCCACCGCGCCCGACACCTCCTCACGCACACCGGGGAAAAGCCGTTCGA GTGCACAACCGATGGGTGCAATGCAAAATTTGGAACAAAATCAAACATGAAGAAGCACATTGAGCGCAAGCATCAGAATCAGCAAAAGCAATATGTG TGTGACTTTGAAGGCTGTAACAAGTCTTTCAAGAAGCATCAGCAACTTAAAGTTCATCAATGTCATCACACCAATGAACCTCCCTTCAA GTGTAATAAAGAAGGATGTGGAAAGAGTTTCTCTACTCCAAGTCGACTAAAGCGGCATGAGAAGATACATGAAG GCTATGCATGCAAGAAGGAAAACTGCTCATATATTGGAAAAACTTGGACAGAGCTTCTGAAACATAATAAAGTCAGTCATGCAG AGCCAATAGTCTGCAGTGAATGTAACAAAACTTTTAAACGGAAGGATTACCTCAAGCAGCATCAAAAGACACATGCTGTGGAGAGGGAAGTCTGTCGCTGCCCCAGAGAAGGATGTGGAAGAACGTACACAACTTTATTTAACCTTCAAAGCCATATCCTCTCTTTTCATGAGGAGAAAAAACCATTCTCTTGTGATTATCCAGGCTGTGGAAAAGTGTTTGCAATGAAG CAGAGCCTAGCAAGACATGCAGTTGTACATGATCCTGAAAAGAGAAAGCTGAACTTGAAA GCAAAGCGTTCTCGTCCCAAGAGGAGCTTAGCCTCTCGTCTCAGTGGCTACATTCCTcccaaaacacagccaggaAAGGATGAGGTTGTGGTGGAAAGCAAGACAGCAGATAAGCTCGTGGAAAATGGAATACCAGCTGTTGAAATTCGGACTCTGTAG